Proteins found in one Streptomyces sp. NBC_00461 genomic segment:
- a CDS encoding ATP-binding protein, with translation MLTETAAQGCAATQPFPLADEPAPRELHFLSLAGAGTVATPGLTAVQRALADAHRQQRFLCVLGDAGVGKTFAVHTTALTRFPEAHLLLRLGARPGPADLRTHLHYALGLKGEPPGDPAASDSLIRRALDAGPHIVVVDEADRMPDTCFEYLRFLHDDLPAGLCVVLIAGQGGERALRAQQMLHTRTAAWLTLVTIAGDQLARIIPALHPLWHTVAPDHLRMLDGRFAHGSLRRWALLTHHVQRALAAAGATHPDSGLLWQVIRRIDTSRQP, from the coding sequence ATGCTGACCGAGACTGCTGCGCAAGGGTGTGCGGCCACGCAGCCGTTTCCCCTCGCCGACGAGCCCGCGCCCCGCGAACTGCACTTCCTCAGTCTGGCCGGGGCAGGCACCGTCGCGACTCCCGGCCTCACGGCAGTCCAACGCGCACTCGCCGATGCCCACCGTCAGCAGCGTTTCCTGTGCGTGCTGGGCGACGCCGGCGTAGGCAAGACCTTCGCCGTTCACACCACCGCCCTTACCCGCTTTCCCGAGGCGCACCTCCTGCTGCGCCTGGGCGCCAGGCCAGGACCGGCTGACCTGCGCACTCACTTGCACTACGCCCTCGGGCTGAAAGGCGAACCGCCCGGCGACCCGGCGGCCTCCGACTCCCTCATCCGCCGCGCGCTCGACGCCGGGCCGCACATCGTGGTCGTCGACGAAGCTGACCGGATGCCCGACACCTGCTTCGAATACCTCCGCTTCCTGCACGACGACCTTCCCGCCGGACTCTGCGTGGTCCTGATCGCCGGACAGGGCGGTGAACGGGCCCTGCGCGCCCAGCAGATGCTGCACACCCGCACCGCGGCCTGGCTGACCCTTGTGACGATCGCCGGCGACCAGCTCGCCCGCATCATTCCCGCCCTGCACCCGCTGTGGCACACCGTTGCACCGGATCATCTGCGGATGCTGGACGGCCGCTTCGCCCACGGCAGCTTGCGCCGCTGGGCCCTGCTGACCCACCACGTCCAGCGCGCCCTGGCCGCCGCCGGCGCCACCCACCCCGACTCCGGCCTGCTGTGGCAGGTCATCCGCCGCATCGACACCTCACGCCAGCCATGA